The proteins below come from a single Gimesia alba genomic window:
- a CDS encoding FMN-binding glutamate synthase family protein, which yields MRYLAFILTVILTFLSFILGIAVDPHFFWPLLALIPLSLLGIWDMVQTKHSITRNYPIIAHLRFLFEEIRPEIRQYFVESNIDGRPFNNDERSLIYERAKNIDGLKPFGTELDIYGEEYEWLNHSMAPHPKSEELFRTTVGGPECKQPYSCSILNVSAMSFGALSPNALLALNAGAKRGNFYHCTGEGGVSPYHLKNGGDLVWQIGTGYFGCRNNDGTFNPDLFQEQAAHEAVKMIEIKISQGAKPGHGGVLPAAKITAEIASTRKILMGQDCISPPGHTSFSTPIELCNYIAQLRELSGGKPVGFKLCIGHPSEFLSVCKAMLQTGILPDFITVDGGEGGTGAAPLEFSDNMGMPLKGGLMFVHNALVGCDLRDKIKVAASGKISSAFTLARSLAIGADWCNSARGFMMAVGCIQAQKCHTNTCPVGVATQDPGRQRALNVEDKSTRTFNFHKNTMEALSEVVAAAGLDHPEQLRPWHIFLRTGRTKMASYHEAFDFLEPGELLGDSPSPVYKKVWDLASADTFETHYA from the coding sequence ATGAGATATCTGGCTTTCATTCTGACCGTCATCCTGACCTTCCTGAGTTTCATCCTGGGAATCGCGGTAGACCCTCATTTTTTCTGGCCACTACTGGCTCTGATCCCGTTATCATTACTGGGGATCTGGGACATGGTACAAACGAAACACAGTATTACACGTAATTATCCGATTATTGCGCATCTGCGTTTTCTGTTTGAAGAAATTCGCCCCGAAATCCGTCAGTACTTTGTTGAAAGCAATATCGATGGCCGTCCTTTCAATAATGATGAACGATCTTTGATTTATGAGCGTGCCAAAAATATTGATGGATTGAAACCGTTTGGAACAGAACTCGATATCTATGGCGAAGAGTACGAATGGCTCAATCATTCCATGGCGCCCCATCCCAAGTCTGAAGAACTGTTCCGCACCACAGTCGGCGGCCCGGAATGCAAACAGCCCTACTCCTGTTCGATTCTCAATGTCTCGGCGATGAGTTTCGGAGCACTCAGCCCGAATGCACTTCTCGCCCTGAATGCAGGCGCCAAGAGAGGTAATTTTTACCACTGCACAGGTGAAGGAGGCGTGAGCCCTTACCATCTGAAAAATGGCGGCGATCTGGTCTGGCAAATCGGCACGGGTTACTTTGGCTGCCGCAATAATGATGGCACTTTTAATCCAGACCTGTTTCAAGAACAAGCCGCGCATGAAGCAGTGAAAATGATCGAGATTAAAATCTCACAAGGTGCCAAGCCAGGACACGGCGGTGTTTTACCGGCTGCTAAAATCACTGCTGAAATCGCTTCTACCAGAAAAATTCTGATGGGGCAGGATTGCATTTCTCCTCCCGGCCATACCTCTTTCAGCACGCCGATCGAATTATGTAATTACATCGCACAACTACGCGAACTCTCGGGCGGCAAACCAGTTGGTTTCAAACTCTGTATTGGACACCCCAGTGAATTTCTCAGCGTTTGCAAAGCCATGCTGCAAACTGGCATCTTGCCTGACTTCATCACCGTTGATGGCGGTGAAGGCGGAACCGGGGCTGCGCCTCTTGAGTTCTCAGACAACATGGGAATGCCGTTAAAAGGGGGACTGATGTTTGTGCATAACGCGCTGGTCGGCTGTGACCTGAGAGATAAAATCAAAGTCGCCGCTTCAGGTAAAATCAGCTCAGCCTTCACACTGGCCCGCAGTCTGGCAATCGGCGCGGACTGGTGTAATTCTGCCCGAGGCTTCATGATGGCAGTTGGCTGTATTCAGGCTCAGAAATGTCATACCAATACCTGCCCCGTTGGCGTTGCCACACAAGATCCGGGGCGACAACGCGCATTAAATGTGGAAGACAAAAGTACGCGGACCTTCAACTTTCACAAGAACACCATGGAGGCCCTCTCCGAAGTGGTGGCCGCTGCTGGTCTGGATCACCCGGAACAGTTACGCCCCTGGCATATCTTCCTGAGAACCGGACGCACCAAAATGGCATCTTATCATGAAGCCTTTGATTTTCTGGAACCGGGTGAACTTCTCGGAGATTCCCCTTCTCCGGTCTACAAAAAAGTCTGGGATCTGGCGTCGGCTGACACGTTTGAAACACATTACGCGTAA
- a CDS encoding cytochrome b N-terminal domain-containing protein, producing MSNNFVTRTWNWIDNRIGFSDYIVPLMVHLVPDNARWWYIFGSATLCAFIVQVFTGVCLAMSYVPGGEETYQSLKYITDTAPLGSILRGMHYYGASAMVMMAVIHMVQVYMHATYKYPREMNWMSGVVLLFVVLGMAFTGQLLRWDANGVWSVTVAAEMAGRTPIIGPTLAHFILGGETVGGSTITRFFAMHVFIMPALIFAGIGLHMLLIMRHGISEMPDVNDPVDPETYKEAYEKRIHKTGVPFWPDAMWRDMIFSTLIVGVILGCSIFLGPPALDPPPNPSSINANPLPDWYFLWYFAVLSLLPPQLETWVILGVPTIGFIVLFFLPLISNKGHRAPSKRPWAGGTVIFGFVAFLVLTIYGYKKPWSPDFGVKELPASVVGTDHGPLAEGAKLMHIKGCLYCHDIGGYGGHRGPELTEIGKLLTRDDLIIRINNGGHNMPAFASSISDSELQLVVDFLLTRGVEKEPENPKSTTP from the coding sequence ATGAGTAATAACTTTGTGACTCGAACCTGGAACTGGATCGACAATCGAATTGGTTTTTCCGATTACATTGTCCCGCTGATGGTGCATCTGGTGCCCGACAATGCGCGTTGGTGGTACATCTTCGGAAGTGCAACGCTCTGTGCCTTCATCGTACAAGTCTTCACCGGAGTCTGCCTGGCCATGTCCTATGTGCCCGGCGGTGAAGAAACCTATCAAAGTTTAAAATACATCACCGATACCGCCCCCCTGGGAAGCATTCTGCGGGGCATGCATTACTACGGCGCCTCGGCAATGGTCATGATGGCCGTGATCCATATGGTGCAGGTTTATATGCATGCCACCTATAAATATCCGCGCGAAATGAACTGGATGAGCGGCGTCGTACTGCTGTTCGTTGTGCTGGGCATGGCCTTTACCGGACAGCTCTTACGCTGGGATGCCAACGGTGTCTGGTCGGTCACCGTCGCTGCAGAAATGGCGGGCAGAACTCCCATCATCGGCCCCACACTGGCACATTTTATTCTCGGCGGCGAGACCGTCGGCGGTTCGACCATCACCCGCTTCTTTGCGATGCACGTCTTCATCATGCCGGCGCTGATCTTTGCCGGGATCGGCCTGCATATGCTGTTGATCATGCGGCACGGCATTTCAGAAATGCCTGATGTCAACGACCCCGTCGACCCGGAAACTTACAAAGAAGCCTACGAAAAACGAATTCATAAAACGGGAGTCCCTTTCTGGCCCGACGCCATGTGGCGAGATATGATTTTTTCCACGCTGATTGTCGGCGTCATTCTCGGCTGTTCGATCTTTCTGGGACCTCCGGCCCTCGATCCGCCTCCCAATCCCAGTAGCATCAATGCTAACCCGCTGCCAGACTGGTATTTCCTCTGGTACTTTGCCGTGCTCTCATTACTCCCGCCTCAACTCGAAACCTGGGTGATTCTGGGAGTACCGACGATCGGGTTCATCGTTTTATTTTTCCTGCCATTGATCTCGAATAAAGGACACCGCGCCCCCTCCAAACGTCCCTGGGCCGGCGGCACTGTGATCTTTGGATTCGTAGCATTTCTTGTACTCACCATTTATGGATACAAAAAACCCTGGTCACCCGATTTTGGCGTGAAAGAATTACCGGCGTCCGTTGTGGGCACCGATCATGGTCCGCTGGCCGAAGGCGCCAAGTTAATGCACATCAAAGGTTGTCTGTACTGCCATGATATCGGCGGCTACGGAGGTCATCGCGGCCCCGAATTGACTGAAATCGGCAAACTGCTGACACGTGATGATCTCATCATCCGAATTAATAACGGTGGTCACAATATGCCGGCGTTTGCCAGTTCGATTTCAGACAGTGAGTTACAGCTCGTCGTCGATTTCCTCTTAACCCGGGGAGTTGAAAAAGAACCGGAGAATCCTAAGAGTACAACTCCCTGA
- a CDS encoding QcrA and Rieske domain-containing protein has translation MSDQQPPTDQPCCQLKRRTFLTRVSVILGTIIGFMIAIPGVGYVLAPIFRKPKHKWRTVGKLDDFKVGGFVLVQYEDPSPVIWAGVTAKAGAWIRRVSETEFIAFSINCRHLGCPVRWVDDPKLFMCPCHGGVYYEDGTVAAGPPPEPLYKLNVRISEGLVEIETEPTPLTLTTLT, from the coding sequence GTGAGCGACCAACAGCCCCCCACAGATCAACCCTGCTGCCAGCTTAAGCGCAGAACGTTTCTGACCCGCGTCTCTGTTATCTTAGGCACGATTATCGGCTTCATGATCGCCATCCCCGGCGTCGGATATGTACTGGCACCGATTTTCAGAAAACCAAAACATAAATGGAGAACCGTCGGCAAACTGGACGACTTCAAGGTCGGCGGTTTTGTACTGGTGCAATATGAAGATCCTTCGCCTGTGATCTGGGCCGGTGTTACCGCCAAAGCAGGTGCCTGGATCCGCCGCGTCAGCGAAACCGAATTTATCGCGTTTTCCATTAACTGCCGACACCTGGGTTGTCCCGTCAGATGGGTTGACGATCCCAAACTGTTCATGTGCCCCTGCCATGGTGGTGTGTACTACGAAGATGGAACCGTCGCAGCTGGACCGCCGCCGGAACCTCTCTACAAACTGAATGTGCGCATTAGTGAGGGCCTGGTTGAAATCGAAACCGAACCCACTCCGCTGACATTAACGACGTTGACCTGA
- a CDS encoding cytochrome c oxidase assembly protein: protein MSSYFDLTSELWKWNSPVWLLVLPLAGLYFLFHQGTSGKRIAAFVFAMFALAMAYVSPIGVLADGYLFSAHVIQHLILLLIVPLFLLLSLSETAMEKLFRNPFMNRLGRVMAVPFLGWLSGLGVMWFWHVPSFCNASTENYALGIFRDATFLLAGLAFWWPIFSPVKRFHLPSSQAVIYLFSACLGCTLLGIYITFTVISVCPAFANPVDRLGILNMLYDQGLTPGMDQRLGGLLMWVPPCSLYVSAIMVILKRWYADMEQIASPNTAGTTGSLREARQ from the coding sequence ATGAGTTCGTATTTCGATCTGACAAGCGAATTATGGAAATGGAATTCACCAGTCTGGTTACTGGTCCTGCCCCTGGCCGGGCTCTATTTCCTGTTTCATCAGGGAACCTCAGGGAAACGCATCGCGGCATTTGTGTTCGCCATGTTTGCTCTGGCGATGGCCTATGTCTCCCCGATCGGCGTCCTGGCTGACGGCTACCTGTTTAGCGCGCACGTCATTCAGCATTTGATCTTACTACTAATCGTGCCCCTGTTTCTTCTGTTAAGCCTCTCTGAAACAGCAATGGAAAAACTCTTTCGCAACCCCTTTATGAACCGCTTAGGTCGTGTGATGGCGGTCCCGTTTCTGGGATGGCTCAGTGGCCTCGGCGTGATGTGGTTCTGGCACGTTCCTTCATTCTGTAATGCTTCCACTGAAAATTATGCGCTCGGTATCTTTCGTGATGCGACATTTCTACTGGCAGGACTGGCCTTCTGGTGGCCCATCTTTTCGCCTGTGAAACGGTTCCATCTACCATCATCGCAGGCAGTGATTTATCTGTTCTCAGCTTGCCTGGGATGCACTCTGCTCGGCATCTATATCACATTTACTGTCATTTCAGTCTGCCCTGCATTTGCGAACCCCGTCGATCGGTTAGGCATCCTGAATATGCTCTACGATCAGGGACTGACTCCTGGAATGGACCAACGACTGGGAGGCCTGTTAATGTGGGTCCCTCCCTGCTCACTCTATGTCAGTGCGATCATGGTCATTCTCAAACGCTGGTATGCTGACATGGAACAGATCGCTTCACCAAACACCGCTGGAACAACGGGCTCTTTACGGGAGGCGCGTCAATGA
- the ctaD gene encoding cytochrome c oxidase subunit I, whose protein sequence is MTTGSIDQSELTSLEPRVTPTPMLDWVSTLDHKRIGIMYILTAVFYLAVGGFEALLMRIQLAFPNNTFLSPEMFNQLFTMHGTTMVFLVGMPVLTGFANYFVPLMVGARDVAFPRLNAFGFWMLFFGGLLLHFSFLTGSAPNAGWFSYVPLSTKAYSSLQGVDYWIIGLLIMGIGSVSGAINIFATIVSLRAPGMSLQRVPLFVWMMLMQAILIILALPALNSALAMLLIDRWLGSAFFDPTRGGSAVLWQHYFWIFGHPEVYILILPGFGMISEVIPVFSRKPIYGYTFVAASSVAIVLLGYGVWAHHMFAVGLGMYADIFFAVGSLLIAIPTGIKVFNWTATLWGGELQFNTAMHFAVGFLLQFVIGGLTGIMFAAVPIDWQLTDTYFVVAHFHYVLIGGLVFALFSATYYWFPKMTGRMLNERLGIMQFWLWVLGFNMTFMVQHFLGMMGMPRRVYTYADNPGWALLNGIASLGAVFMAVGTLVFLWNIGASLLRGKIAGDNPWDAFTLEWATTSPPPPENFTSLPEIKSRRPVWDMNHPEHADWKTEKTPQDKGRRPNLPKLAAWSFIASEAVFFLLLLIAYVVFNTRSKEVVTSSVLDVNRTGIFSLFLISSSVTFWIAERFLKAGKKSAFVFSLSLTILLGITFLAGQAWEYTGLLMNDITINTDLFSATFFTVTGFHGIHVTAGVIALCVMLIMGIKGSLNPGKTHVFGAVGVYWHFVDVVWLAVFGIIYLGLLQ, encoded by the coding sequence GTGACGACAGGATCCATCGATCAATCTGAACTGACATCACTCGAGCCCCGGGTCACTCCGACCCCGATGCTGGATTGGGTCAGCACGCTCGATCATAAGCGTATCGGCATCATGTATATCCTGACCGCCGTATTTTATCTCGCAGTTGGCGGCTTTGAAGCGCTACTGATGCGAATCCAGCTGGCATTCCCCAATAATACATTTCTCTCACCAGAAATGTTCAATCAGCTGTTTACCATGCATGGTACTACAATGGTCTTCCTGGTGGGGATGCCCGTACTGACCGGCTTTGCCAATTATTTCGTTCCCCTGATGGTCGGCGCCCGCGATGTGGCGTTTCCCCGCCTGAATGCATTCGGGTTCTGGATGCTGTTTTTTGGCGGCTTGCTGCTGCACTTCAGCTTCTTGACCGGATCGGCGCCCAACGCGGGCTGGTTCAGTTATGTCCCACTCTCGACCAAAGCCTACAGCTCACTGCAAGGTGTGGACTACTGGATCATCGGCCTGTTAATCATGGGTATCGGCTCTGTTTCCGGAGCGATCAATATTTTTGCCACGATTGTCAGTTTGCGGGCACCGGGAATGAGTTTACAACGGGTTCCGCTGTTCGTCTGGATGATGCTGATGCAGGCGATTCTGATCATCCTGGCCTTGCCGGCCCTCAACTCGGCACTGGCGATGTTGTTAATCGACCGCTGGCTCGGTTCCGCATTTTTTGATCCGACGCGCGGCGGTTCCGCCGTGCTCTGGCAACACTACTTCTGGATCTTCGGACACCCCGAAGTTTATATTCTGATCTTACCAGGCTTCGGAATGATCTCTGAAGTCATCCCCGTCTTTTCTCGAAAACCAATTTACGGCTACACGTTCGTAGCTGCCTCATCAGTCGCCATCGTCCTCCTGGGATACGGCGTCTGGGCACACCATATGTTTGCTGTGGGCCTGGGAATGTATGCCGACATCTTTTTTGCCGTCGGTTCTCTGCTGATTGCCATTCCGACCGGTATCAAGGTCTTCAACTGGACTGCCACGCTCTGGGGCGGGGAACTTCAATTCAACACGGCAATGCACTTCGCAGTAGGCTTTCTGCTGCAGTTTGTGATCGGTGGCTTAACGGGGATCATGTTCGCCGCCGTCCCCATCGACTGGCAGTTGACCGATACCTATTTCGTCGTCGCTCACTTTCATTATGTGCTGATTGGCGGGCTTGTGTTTGCGTTGTTCTCAGCCACTTATTACTGGTTCCCGAAGATGACTGGCCGCATGCTGAATGAACGTCTGGGAATCATGCAGTTCTGGTTGTGGGTGCTGGGCTTTAATATGACATTCATGGTGCAGCACTTCCTGGGTATGATGGGCATGCCGCGGCGAGTCTATACCTATGCCGACAACCCTGGCTGGGCGCTCTTAAATGGAATCGCTTCACTGGGTGCGGTCTTCATGGCGGTCGGCACACTGGTCTTTCTCTGGAATATCGGAGCCAGCTTACTCCGCGGAAAAATCGCCGGCGATAATCCCTGGGATGCCTTCACGCTGGAATGGGCCACCACGTCACCACCTCCACCGGAAAACTTCACGTCCCTCCCAGAAATCAAAAGCCGTCGCCCCGTCTGGGATATGAACCACCCGGAGCACGCAGACTGGAAAACGGAAAAGACGCCGCAAGATAAAGGACGTCGTCCGAATCTACCGAAACTGGCTGCCTGGTCTTTCATCGCTTCGGAAGCGGTGTTCTTTCTCCTGTTGTTGATCGCATATGTCGTGTTCAACACACGTTCGAAAGAAGTTGTGACGTCTTCCGTACTGGATGTCAATCGGACCGGAATCTTCAGTCTGTTCCTGATCTCCAGCAGTGTGACATTCTGGATTGCCGAACGATTTCTCAAGGCGGGTAAGAAATCAGCATTTGTATTTTCACTCAGTTTGACGATCCTACTCGGAATCACTTTCCTGGCAGGACAGGCCTGGGAATACACGGGCCTGTTGATGAATGACATCACCATTAATACCGACTTGTTCTCGGCCACCTTTTTCACCGTCACCGGATTCCATGGTATTCACGTGACGGCAGGTGTGATCGCGTTATGTGTCATGCTGATCATGGGCATCAAAGGGAGTTTGAATCCCGGTAAGACACACGTCTTCGGTGCCGTCGGCGTCTATTGGCATTTTGTGGATGTGGTCTGGCTGGCCGTATTTGGAATTATTTATCTGGGACTTCTACAATGA
- the coxB gene encoding cytochrome c oxidase subunit II translates to MNSVIPVLDPASPQAEAINNLFLQVLLISAIIFAIVAGLILVAISRGRRKETLPDQDFGSEKAEIYWMVGPVVIVIWLVAISAHLVITLNAFPKINPDGQTENTDVDLIVTGHQWWWEVKYPKSGVISANEIYIPADKNKKLRVQVSSADVIHCFWVPQLGRKIDAIPGRENYIWLQASEPGSYQGRCSEYCGAQHAWMNFKVYAVSDAEFDKWVASEKLATKQPKLLSPLASAGKEYFFNATCPQCHTIYGTPAKATIGPDLTHFARRKEIGAGVIENSPENLALWLKDPQALKPGCKMPNFKLSDEHIKQLVAYLETLK, encoded by the coding sequence ATGAACTCTGTGATTCCTGTTCTTGACCCCGCGTCTCCGCAGGCAGAGGCCATTAACAATCTCTTTCTTCAGGTTTTACTTATCAGTGCCATTATCTTTGCTATCGTGGCGGGTTTAATCCTGGTCGCGATTTCACGCGGACGGCGCAAAGAGACTTTACCCGATCAGGACTTTGGTAGTGAAAAAGCCGAAATCTACTGGATGGTCGGTCCTGTGGTCATCGTCATCTGGCTGGTAGCGATCAGCGCCCATCTGGTTATCACACTCAATGCGTTTCCCAAAATCAATCCCGACGGACAGACAGAGAATACAGACGTCGATCTGATTGTGACGGGCCATCAATGGTGGTGGGAAGTCAAATATCCCAAATCAGGTGTGATCTCCGCCAATGAGATTTACATCCCGGCTGACAAAAATAAAAAACTGCGCGTGCAGGTTTCTTCTGCTGACGTGATCCACTGCTTCTGGGTTCCGCAACTGGGCCGAAAGATTGACGCGATTCCCGGTCGCGAAAACTACATCTGGCTCCAAGCCAGCGAACCAGGCTCCTATCAGGGGCGCTGTTCCGAATACTGCGGCGCGCAACATGCCTGGATGAACTTTAAAGTGTATGCCGTCTCGGATGCCGAGTTTGACAAGTGGGTGGCCAGTGAAAAACTCGCCACGAAACAACCCAAACTACTATCCCCTCTGGCCTCTGCCGGGAAAGAGTACTTTTTTAATGCAACCTGTCCGCAGTGCCATACGATTTATGGAACTCCTGCCAAAGCGACCATTGGCCCCGATTTGACCCACTTCGCCCGCCGCAAAGAAATTGGCGCCGGGGTCATCGAGAATTCACCGGAAAACCTGGCATTGTGGCTGAAAGATCCGCAAGCCCTCAAACCAGGATGTAAAATGCCCAACTTCAAGCTGAGTGATGAGCATATCAAACAACTCGTAGCCTACCTGGAGACACTCAAGTGA